A genomic window from Nicotiana sylvestris chromosome 11, ASM39365v2, whole genome shotgun sequence includes:
- the LOC138881231 gene encoding uncharacterized protein, translated as MSGRQTVEASPDVVTDILTVQSHDVYALIDPGSTLSYVTPFVAMEFGIEPYQLHELFSMSTPVGESIMAARVYRGCVVMVRGRDTMDDLIELGMVDFDVIMGMDWLYSCFAKLDCRTRTIRLEFPNERVVE; from the coding sequence ATGAGTGGTCGCCAGACTgtagaggcttctccagatgttgttacagatattctgactgtccaatctcatgatgtgtatgcacttattgaccctggttccaccttatcctatgttaccccttttgtcgctatggaatttgggatagaaccgTATCAGCTTCATGAGCTATTTTCGATGTCTACTCCGGTTGGTGAGTCTATCATGGCTGCTCGAGTTTATAGAGGTTGTGTTGTTATGGTGCGGGGTAGGGATACCATGGATGATCTTATTGAACTAgggatggttgattttgatgtaataatgggaatggattggctttattcatgctttgccaaacttgattgtcgAACTAGAACTAtaaggcttgaatttcctaatgagcgTGTTGTTGAATag